A single window of Synechococcus sp. CBW1004 DNA harbors:
- a CDS encoding DMT family transporter, translating into MTATEPRRAALALLAAALSFSLMAVCVKTVGRRIPVAEVVLARSLVSLALCGAMVRAAGLSPWGQRRWLLTLRGLLGSIALACVFGALTLLPLATATVLQYLYPTLSALAGWHWLGERLGRRLLLAIPLGWLGVLLVCAPPGAAPSPLGILLALAGAGLTALAYVSVRELGRTEPALVIMLYFPLTSLPLCLPFVALDPVLPQGGEWLWLLGVGLFTQLGQMGLTWGLVRLPVAPATALGYAQVTFAALWGWLWFGEALAPATALGAGLILSATLLSLPAAKPPSRRAT; encoded by the coding sequence ATGACGGCGACGGAGCCCCGCCGTGCCGCCCTGGCCCTGCTGGCGGCAGCGCTGAGCTTCAGCCTGATGGCCGTGTGCGTCAAGACTGTCGGTCGCCGCATCCCCGTGGCCGAGGTGGTGCTGGCGCGCTCGCTGGTGAGCCTGGCCCTGTGCGGCGCCATGGTGCGGGCGGCCGGGCTGTCGCCCTGGGGTCAGCGGCGCTGGCTGCTCACCCTGCGGGGCCTGCTCGGCTCGATCGCCCTGGCCTGTGTGTTCGGCGCGCTGACGCTGCTGCCGCTGGCCACCGCCACGGTGCTGCAGTACCTCTATCCCACCCTCTCGGCGCTGGCCGGCTGGCACTGGCTGGGGGAACGGCTGGGCCGCAGGCTGCTGCTGGCGATTCCGCTCGGCTGGCTGGGCGTGCTGCTGGTGTGCGCCCCGCCGGGCGCGGCCCCGTCACCCCTGGGGATCCTGCTCGCCCTGGCTGGAGCCGGCCTGACCGCCCTGGCCTACGTCAGTGTGCGGGAGCTGGGGCGCACCGAACCGGCGCTGGTGATCATGCTCTACTTCCCGCTCACCTCCCTGCCGCTCTGCCTGCCCTTCGTGGCGCTCGATCCGGTGCTGCCGCAGGGGGGGGAATGGCTGTGGCTGCTCGGGGTGGGGTTGTTCACCCAGCTCGGCCAGATGGGGCTGACCTGGGGGCTGGTGCGGCTGCCGGTGGCGCCGGCCACGGCGCTCGGCTACGCCCAGGTGACGTTCGCGGCGCTGTGGGGCTGGCTGTGGTTCGGTGAAGCGCTGGCTCCCGCCACGGCGCTGGGAGCGGGCCTGATCCTGAGCGCGACGCTGCTTAGTCTTCCCGCGGCGAAACCACCGTCGCGCCGCGCGACCTGA
- a CDS encoding cation:proton antiporter — MQAPTLSTALLSQQVSLPLVMVVIGAIFLGTLAISRFSLRFGIPAVLGVLLFGLAINPKFISVSHSSIEWIHTLTLAMLLFYAGLCTEINSIRGFLKYGLILAFGGVLVSTLLLGLIVWSTASPNAGGIALGFHQLPLPVALLIAACLGSTDAGATLSVLEGVGSGIPRRLRALVEFESSMNDPAAILFLGIVLTLSGGSISREQDVPLLLLGQVQMFVQKLGSGLVLGVLLGLVASFCLNRLVHRKEELLILGISLGMLSYGISEMLGGSGLISVYITGLFLCNFHFSNSRITPSSLQETLLPFNTMTTITVFLLFGIAMDPVLLLPSISEGVVAAAGLMLIARPLSVLAMQAWSPFNLRESVLISWCGLRGAVPLSLSFAAVEAIPSLPGVEQTQVASLQTNVAGIVFTVVMLNLLLQGLSLPHLSRWLGLQPDAPAAPPAAAAAR; from the coding sequence TTGCAAGCACCCACTCTGTCGACGGCTCTTCTCAGTCAGCAGGTGTCGCTGCCACTGGTGATGGTGGTGATCGGCGCCATCTTTCTCGGCACCTTGGCGATCAGTCGCTTCTCCTTGCGATTCGGCATCCCCGCCGTGCTGGGCGTGTTGCTGTTCGGCCTGGCGATCAACCCGAAGTTTATCTCCGTGAGTCATAGCTCGATCGAGTGGATTCACACCCTGACACTGGCCATGCTGCTGTTCTATGCAGGGCTGTGCACCGAAATCAATTCGATCCGGGGGTTTCTCAAATATGGGCTGATCCTGGCCTTCGGCGGTGTTCTCGTCTCCACACTGCTGCTCGGCCTGATCGTCTGGAGCACGGCATCGCCCAATGCCGGCGGTATCGCCCTGGGCTTCCATCAGCTGCCGCTGCCCGTGGCGCTGCTCATCGCTGCCTGCCTGGGCTCGACCGATGCCGGGGCAACGCTCTCGGTGCTCGAGGGCGTGGGCTCTGGGATTCCAAGGCGCCTGCGAGCGCTGGTGGAATTCGAGTCTTCGATGAATGACCCCGCCGCGATCCTGTTTCTCGGCATCGTGCTCACCCTCAGTGGTGGCAGCATCAGCCGTGAGCAGGATGTGCCTCTGCTGCTGCTGGGACAGGTCCAGATGTTCGTGCAGAAACTCGGCTCGGGCCTGGTGCTGGGTGTGCTGCTGGGACTGGTGGCCAGTTTCTGCCTGAACCGCCTGGTGCACCGCAAGGAAGAATTGCTGATTCTGGGCATCTCGCTGGGAATGCTGTCCTACGGGATCTCTGAAATGCTCGGAGGCTCAGGCTTGATCAGCGTCTATATCACCGGCCTGTTTCTGTGTAATTTTCACTTCAGTAACAGCCGCATCACGCCCAGCAGCCTGCAGGAAACCCTGCTGCCCTTCAACACCATGACCACGATCACGGTGTTCCTGTTGTTCGGGATCGCCATGGACCCGGTCCTTCTGCTGCCGTCGATCAGTGAGGGGGTGGTGGCCGCCGCGGGGCTGATGCTGATCGCACGCCCCCTGAGTGTGCTGGCGATGCAGGCCTGGTCACCGTTCAACCTGCGGGAGAGCGTGCTGATCTCCTGGTGCGGTCTGCGCGGTGCGGTGCCGCTCTCCCTCAGTTTCGCGGCGGTGGAGGCCATCCCCTCACTGCCGGGTGTTGAGCAGACTCAGGTCGCGTCGCTGCAGACGAACGTCGCCGGCATCGTCTTCACCGTGGTGATGCTCAATCTGTTGCTGCAGGGCCTCAGCCTGCCCCACCTGAGCCGCTGGCTGGGGCTGCAGCCCGACGCGCCTGCCGCTCCCCCGGCAGCGGCAGCGGCTCGGTGA